In Gammaproteobacteria bacterium, one genomic interval encodes:
- a CDS encoding SDR family oxidoreductase, with protein sequence MPRLKSKVALITGGTQSIGVSIAALFAAQGSHVIISGSRSTEEGNKIAKSIHTDVQYLQLDVTKEGAWQDAMDLIKEKYGKLDILVNNAGIEYPLDAINPQNPEHCSLEDWSAVHKVNLDGVFLGCKFAIGLMKNNVNCAIVNIGSRSGLVGIPSSAAYSSSKAAIRNYTKTVAMYCAGQNYSIRCNVIHPGAILSKMWDKELGNDEWREHRIAEFSRHIPLKRMGNPIDIAYAALYLASDESLFMTGSELVIDGGIMAGTVASANETVIDIVKNEIK encoded by the coding sequence ATGCCACGATTAAAATCCAAAGTTGCACTCATTACAGGTGGGACTCAATCCATTGGTGTATCCATTGCAGCATTGTTTGCAGCGCAGGGTTCCCATGTGATTATTTCTGGAAGTCGCTCAACAGAGGAAGGTAATAAAATTGCTAAAAGCATTCATACTGATGTCCAGTATTTACAATTGGATGTGACAAAGGAGGGAGCGTGGCAAGACGCTATGGATTTGATTAAAGAAAAGTATGGTAAGTTAGATATCCTCGTTAATAATGCCGGCATTGAATACCCGCTTGATGCAATTAATCCTCAAAATCCTGAGCATTGTTCGCTAGAGGATTGGTCCGCTGTGCATAAAGTTAATTTAGATGGTGTATTTCTCGGGTGCAAATTTGCTATTGGACTGATGAAAAATAATGTTAATTGCGCCATTGTTAACATTGGCTCGCGATCCGGGCTAGTAGGAATCCCATCGTCTGCTGCTTACTCTTCAAGTAAAGCGGCTATTCGTAATTATACTAAAACGGTTGCGATGTATTGTGCCGGACAAAATTATTCAATTCGTTGCAACGTAATTCACCCTGGGGCTATTCTCAGTAAAATGTGGGATAAAGAATTGGGTAATGATGAATGGCGTGAACATCGGATTGCTGAATTCAGCCGCCACATTCCCCTTAAGCGCATGGGTAATCCAATTGATATTGCTTATGCAGCTTTATATTTAGCATCTGACGAATCATTGTTTATGACAGGCAGTGAACTCGTCATCGATGGCGGCATTATGGCAGGAACAGTCGCTTCTGCTAATGAAACAGTGATTGATATAGTTAAAAATGAAATTAAATAA